From Etheostoma cragini isolate CJK2018 chromosome 14, CSU_Ecrag_1.0, whole genome shotgun sequence, the proteins below share one genomic window:
- the ssr2 gene encoding translocon-associated protein subunit beta isoform X2, whose amino-acid sequence MTMMKMMVLPVFLLLAVLGLGSGEEGARLLASKSLLNRYAVEGRDLTLQYNLYNVGSSAALEVELSDDSFPPEDFGIVSGMLNVKWDRIAPASNVSHTVVLRPLKAGYFNFTSASVSYLAQEGGQVVVGYTSAPGQGGILAQREFDRRFSPHYLDWAAFGVMTLPSIGIPLLLWYSSKRKYDSPKAKKN is encoded by the exons ATgacgatgatgaagatgatggtgCTGCCCGTGTTTCTGCTCCTTGCTGTGTTGGGCCTGGGCTCCGGAGAAGAGGGAGCTCGCCTGCTGGCCTCCAAGTCCCTGTTAAACCGCTACGCTGTGGAGGGCCGAGACCTCACCCTGCAGTACAACCTCTACAATGTGGGCTCCAG TGCTGCTCTGGAGGTGGAGCTGTCGGATGATTCTTTTCCCCCTGAAGACTTTGGAATCGTTTCAGGAATGTTGAATGTCAAATGGGACAGGATTGCACC TGCCAGCAACGTGTCTCACACAGTGGTGCTGCGCCCCCTGAAGGCTGGCTACTTTAACTTCACCTCTGCCTCTGTCAGCTACCTGGCCCAGGAGGGAGGACAAGTCGTG GTGGGCTACACCAGCGCCCCCGGCCAGGGAGGCATTCTGGCTCAGCGCGAGTTTGACCGCCGGTTCTCCCCCCACTAT CTGGACTGGGCTGCGTTTGGCGTGATGACCCTGCCCTCCATCGGCATCCCGCTGCTCCTCTGGTACTCCAGCAAGAGGAAGTACGACTCGCCAAAGGCCAAGAAGAACTGA
- the LOC117957311 gene encoding sclerostin domain-containing protein 1-like, whose amino-acid sequence MLGPAGRLQLLALLLMLSKRSSAVHNAATESGHIEQTQDTQDGPAEEDSNRARHGGRQLADAVRIGPEQSQVGCRELRSTKYISDGQCTSVNPIKELVCAGECLPSHLLPNWIGGGAYTGRHWSRRDSQEWRCVIDRTRSQRIRLQCQDGSSRTYKITVVTSCKCKRYSRQQNDSGHKDTSVHSGKDKKHQRKAALPEDTAARQSEN is encoded by the exons ATGCTGGGTCCTGCCGGCAGACTCCAGCTGCTCGCGCTCCTGCTGATGCTGAGCAAGCGCAGCTCAGCTGTTCACAACGCCGCCACAGAGTCCGGACACATTGAGCAGACCCAGGACACCCAGGACGGGCCGGCGGAGGAAGACTCGAACCGGGCGAGGCACGGCGGGAGGCAGCTTGCTGACGCTGTGCGGATCG GCCCAGAGCAGAGCCAGGTGGGCTGCAGGGAGCTGAGGTCCACCAAGTACATCTCCGATGGGCAGTGCACCAGCGTCAACCCTATCAAGGAGTTGGTGTGTGCTGGGGAGTGTCTGCCGTCCCACCTGCTGCCCAACTGGATTGGGGGCGGGGCTTACACTGGGAGGCACTGGAGCCGCCGCGACTCCCAGGAGTGGCGCTGCGTCATTGACCGGACCAGGAGCCAGCGGATCCGGCTGCAGTGCCAGGATGGCAGCTCCAGGACCTACAAGATCACGGTGGTGACCTCCTGCAAGTGCAAGCGTTACTCAAGACAGCAGAATGACTCAGGACACAAGGACACATCTGTCCACAGTGGGAAAGATAAGAAACATCAGAGAAAGGCTGCACTGCCAGAGGACACAGCAGCAAGGCAgtctgaaaactaa
- the ssr2 gene encoding translocon-associated protein subunit beta isoform X1, with the protein MDAEDTFSLTVYVQDTSCKQQLYPSEHAHSVLQYPRLEEHQWTVQMTMMKMMVLPVFLLLAVLGLGSGEEGARLLASKSLLNRYAVEGRDLTLQYNLYNVGSSAALEVELSDDSFPPEDFGIVSGMLNVKWDRIAPASNVSHTVVLRPLKAGYFNFTSASVSYLAQEGGQVVVGYTSAPGQGGILAQREFDRRFSPHYLDWAAFGVMTLPSIGIPLLLWYSSKRKYDSPKAKKN; encoded by the exons ATGGATGCAGAGGACAcgttttctttaactgtctatgtccAGGACACGTCATGCAAACAGCAGCTTTACCCTTCTGAGCATGCGCATTCAGTCCTTCAATATCCGAGATTGGAAGAGCACCAGTGGACGGTACAG ATgacgatgatgaagatgatggtgCTGCCCGTGTTTCTGCTCCTTGCTGTGTTGGGCCTGGGCTCCGGAGAAGAGGGAGCTCGCCTGCTGGCCTCCAAGTCCCTGTTAAACCGCTACGCTGTGGAGGGCCGAGACCTCACCCTGCAGTACAACCTCTACAATGTGGGCTCCAG TGCTGCTCTGGAGGTGGAGCTGTCGGATGATTCTTTTCCCCCTGAAGACTTTGGAATCGTTTCAGGAATGTTGAATGTCAAATGGGACAGGATTGCACC TGCCAGCAACGTGTCTCACACAGTGGTGCTGCGCCCCCTGAAGGCTGGCTACTTTAACTTCACCTCTGCCTCTGTCAGCTACCTGGCCCAGGAGGGAGGACAAGTCGTG GTGGGCTACACCAGCGCCCCCGGCCAGGGAGGCATTCTGGCTCAGCGCGAGTTTGACCGCCGGTTCTCCCCCCACTAT CTGGACTGGGCTGCGTTTGGCGTGATGACCCTGCCCTCCATCGGCATCCCGCTGCTCCTCTGGTACTCCAGCAAGAGGAAGTACGACTCGCCAAAGGCCAAGAAGAACTGA